The proteins below are encoded in one region of Polynucleobacter sp. AP-Elch-400A-B2:
- the eno gene encoding phosphopyruvate hydratase yields MSAIVDIIGREILDSRGNPTVECDVLLESGVMGRAAVPSGASTGSREAIELRDGDQARYLGKGVLKAVQNINIEIAESILGLDASEQAFLDHTLIELDGTHNKARLGANATLAVSMAVARAAAEEAGLPLYRYFGGSGGMQLPVPMMNIVNGGAHANNSLDIQEFMVMPVGAQSFREALRCGAEIFHELKKILGAQGMPTTVGDEGGFAPNFKSNQECLQTIMKAIEGAGYQAGEDVLLALDCAASEFYKDGKYHLAGEGLQLTSSEFSDYLGNLADQFPIVSIEDGMHESDWDGWADITQKLGKKIQLVGDDLFVTNTRILKEGIEKGIANSILIKINQIGTLTETFAAIEMAKRANYTAVISHRSGETEDSTIADIAVGTNAGQIKTGSLSRSDRIAKYNQLLRIEEDLGDVASYPGKSVFYNLKR; encoded by the coding sequence ATGAGCGCCATTGTTGACATCATCGGTAGAGAAATTCTGGATTCACGCGGCAATCCCACAGTGGAATGCGATGTATTACTTGAATCGGGCGTGATGGGGCGAGCTGCAGTGCCTTCAGGCGCATCGACTGGTTCACGGGAAGCGATTGAGCTGCGTGATGGAGATCAAGCGCGTTACTTAGGTAAGGGCGTACTTAAAGCTGTTCAAAATATCAATATCGAGATCGCTGAATCCATTTTGGGCCTTGATGCAAGTGAACAAGCATTTCTTGATCACACCTTGATCGAGCTGGACGGAACGCATAACAAAGCACGCTTAGGCGCAAATGCAACTTTAGCTGTTTCTATGGCTGTAGCGCGCGCTGCTGCAGAAGAAGCTGGTTTGCCTTTGTATCGCTACTTTGGTGGATCAGGTGGTATGCAATTACCTGTGCCGATGATGAACATCGTCAATGGCGGTGCTCACGCAAATAATAGTCTTGATATTCAGGAATTCATGGTGATGCCAGTAGGGGCGCAAAGCTTCCGTGAAGCACTTCGCTGTGGTGCTGAAATCTTCCATGAGTTAAAAAAGATTCTGGGTGCTCAAGGCATGCCAACCACTGTTGGAGATGAGGGTGGCTTTGCACCTAACTTTAAGAGCAATCAAGAGTGCTTGCAAACCATCATGAAGGCAATTGAGGGCGCTGGTTACCAAGCTGGTGAAGATGTCTTGCTAGCATTGGATTGCGCTGCTAGTGAATTCTATAAAGACGGTAAGTACCACTTGGCAGGTGAAGGATTGCAACTCACTTCAAGCGAATTCTCCGACTATCTTGGTAATTTGGCTGATCAATTCCCAATCGTATCGATTGAGGATGGTATGCATGAGAGTGACTGGGATGGATGGGCAGACATCACTCAAAAATTGGGCAAGAAGATTCAATTGGTTGGTGATGACCTCTTCGTTACTAATACTCGTATTCTCAAGGAAGGGATTGAGAAGGGCATTGCTAACTCCATCCTGATCAAGATTAATCAAATTGGCACCTTAACTGAGACCTTTGCTGCGATTGAAATGGCGAAGCGCGCTAATTACACGGCCGTCATTTCGCATCGCTCTGGTGAAACTGAAGACAGTACCATTGCTGATATTGCTGTTGGTACAAATGCAGGTCAGATTAAGACCGGCTCTTTGTCACGCTCGGATCGGATTGCCAAGTACAACCAGTTATTGCGCATTGAAGAAGACTTGGGTGATGTTGCTAGCTACCCAGGTAAGTCGGTTTTCTATAACCTCAAACGCTAA
- a CDS encoding Hsp33 family molecular chaperone HslO, translated as MNELLVFICDGAPVRGEIVSISSAWQAVLERRNDPSVIRRILGDFVGAATLLSASLKFDGTLIIQAQSKGPIQLLVVECKSDLTMRATVKLSVDPASIDPNATLGELLDADNTGRLVITLDPSDRQPGQAPYQGIVALQEHRGTVIKPVTSAAEAIALYMQNSEQLDTRIWLASNDTHVGGLLLQRLPDSGGHAHLDPQLAAEGWARIQTLGETITNEELLTLSPDTILRRLFLEESTESGVRSFPSRPIRFSCRCSRTKVADILRMLGEEEVESILAEQGAVETECDFCAKAYRFDAVDCRQVFKTDLLADATRPPSSGH; from the coding sequence ATGAACGAATTACTCGTATTTATATGTGATGGCGCCCCGGTCCGCGGGGAGATTGTTTCCATTAGCAGTGCTTGGCAGGCTGTATTAGAGCGTCGTAATGATCCCTCTGTAATCAGGCGAATCCTGGGTGATTTTGTGGGTGCAGCCACCCTGTTGAGCGCTAGCCTCAAATTTGATGGGACGCTGATTATTCAAGCCCAAAGTAAAGGTCCTATTCAGCTTCTCGTCGTGGAATGCAAGTCCGACCTGACCATGCGAGCTACCGTAAAACTGTCTGTAGACCCCGCCAGCATCGATCCTAATGCCACTCTGGGTGAGTTACTGGATGCAGATAATACTGGGCGTCTAGTAATCACCCTAGATCCATCTGACCGTCAGCCTGGTCAAGCGCCCTACCAAGGGATCGTGGCCCTTCAAGAGCACCGCGGCACCGTCATTAAGCCTGTTACCAGCGCTGCCGAAGCGATTGCCCTGTATATGCAAAACTCAGAACAATTGGATACCCGCATTTGGTTGGCATCCAATGACACCCATGTCGGCGGATTGCTGTTGCAGCGCTTGCCAGATTCAGGGGGTCATGCCCATCTTGATCCTCAACTTGCGGCTGAAGGTTGGGCCAGAATTCAGACATTGGGTGAAACGATTACCAATGAAGAGTTGCTCACGCTTTCGCCGGACACTATCCTTCGCCGCCTCTTTTTAGAAGAGTCCACAGAAAGCGGTGTCCGAAGCTTCCCATCTCGCCCTATTCGCTTTAGCTGCCGCTGTTCACGCACCAAGGTGGCCGATATTCTGAGAATGCTAGGCGAAGAAGAAGTTGAAAGCATTCTTGCAGAGCAAGGCGCCGTGGAAACTGAGTGCGATTTTTGTGCAAAGGCCTATCGCTTCGATGCGGTTGATTGTAGGCAGGTCTTTAAAACAGATCTATTAGCAGATGCTACAAGACCGCCCTCTAGTGGGCATTAA
- the ftsB gene encoding cell division protein FtsB yields MRIVIYSMLLLLIAIQYPLWLGKGGWLKVYEMEKQLELQQAKNSLLSLRNAKLTGDVKDLKDGTRAIEERARVEHGMLREGEFFVQILPSEKSASNTADGVKPTITK; encoded by the coding sequence ATGCGCATTGTCATCTACTCGATGCTGTTATTGCTAATCGCAATACAGTACCCGCTTTGGTTGGGTAAGGGTGGATGGCTGAAGGTATACGAGATGGAGAAGCAGCTTGAGTTACAACAGGCTAAAAATAGCCTGTTGAGCTTGCGTAATGCCAAACTCACTGGCGATGTTAAGGATTTAAAAGATGGTACCCGCGCGATTGAAGAGCGGGCTCGGGTGGAGCATGGGATGCTTAGAGAGGGTGAATTCTTTGTACAAATCCTACCAAGCGAAAAATCTGCCTCTAATACTGCTGATGGCGTAAAGCCAACTATAACAAAATAG